Below is a window of bacterium DNA.
GTGCAAAGAGGGGGTTCTTGTTTATAGAAAATCAAAGAGGGGCGGTTTTTATGGGTGTTCAAGATACCCGGATTGCACATATATCACCAATAACAAGTTTTTGGAAGAGAAATGCGAAAATTGCAATAACCACCTTGTCCAATCGGGAAAAAAGATATTCTGTTTAAATTGCAATTGGACAAGGGAGGATAAATGACCACAGGCACAAAGAAATATAAAATGAAAAAAATGCAAAAATGTGGTAAAATTTATTTATGAAAAACTTAAAACTCTACCTTTATTTTATCCTTTTTTCTTTCTCTTGCTATGCAAAAACAATAGCATTTCTTGATTTTGAGGATAGAACGCAAGCTAAGAAAGGAAAAGAGGAGCTTAATTTGCTTATATCTTCCCTATTTCCCTCAGAAAAACTTAGCCTAATTCCACAAGAAAAGGTTAATAAGGTTCTTACGCCAGCCATACAAAAAGAGCTCGGTATAATTACCCCTGAGATAGCATGGACAATTGGCGAGCTTCTGGAATGCGATTGTTTAGCAATTGGCTCTATAGAGGATTCCCTTAGCCAAAGGTTTATCAGATTTTCCTTTATCCCTACAAGTAGAAAAGAAGACCCCTATTTAAAAGAATATCTTATTTCTTTATTCCTTTCCCATTTTGGAATAAATACAAAGATTGAAAAGCTTATCTTTCAATCAGAGCTTGTTATTCCTTTAGGCAAAGAGGATGGAATAAAACCAGGCACAAGGTTTGATGTGATAAGGGATGGGATAAAGATAGCAGAAGCTGAGGTTACATCCCTTGAGGCTCGCAAATCCTTTCTTTCCATTTTATATTCAAAGGAAAAAATATCTCCATTTGACCTTATAAGAAAAAGCTCCTATGAAATAAACAAAACAAAGGAATTTCTCCTTATCCATACAAAACCAAGGGCAAGTGTATCCTGGAGGGGAAAAGAAATAGGAGAAAGCCCTATTATTATCAATGATAAAATAGAGGGAGGTCTTCTTGTTAAAAAGGATGGATTTGAGGATTTAAAGCTTGAAATAGAGAATAAAAGCAATCCCTAT
It encodes the following:
- a CDS encoding PEGA domain-containing protein, producing the protein MKNLKLYLYFILFSFSCYAKTIAFLDFEDRTQAKKGKEELNLLISSLFPSEKLSLIPQEKVNKVLTPAIQKELGIITPEIAWTIGELLECDCLAIGSIEDSLSQRFIRFSFIPTSRKEDPYLKEYLISLFLSHFGINTKIEKLIFQSELVIPLGKEDGIKPGTRFDVIRDGIKIAEAEVTSLEARKSFLSILYSKEKISPFDLIRKSSYEINKTKEFLLIHTKPRASVSWRGKEIGESPIIINDKIEGGLLVKKDGFEDLKLEIENKSNPYSCLDLSLLLGRLKKGERPTSLAVSSQPNNCEVFLDGRLVGLTPLFIPNLEEKVYEVVVKKEGFEPQTQKVLVKGEQDLRVNLYSISLPKEPPVFLKERGYLSELVFLPTSHCEKGLKFGLTYPYLFLLKIGIPSSLKTEISLFGMGSSLKLNYDWLGISLYYRLYDMEKKEKEKDKGFWFISSLPSKFFNIHLGLGYLWKEKSSEGQYFIGMDMPIKGFNILAEYEKKGFCFGIHKPLKFFDLKLGIGERDEETSYNFGIYLERREKG